In Aurantimicrobium minutum, the DNA window CCTGAATCTGAAAGATCAGGGAGATCCTGTTGAGCTTGCTCGTTACTACTACGAGCAAGGTGCAGACGAGATTACGTTTCTCGACGTCAAAGCCACGGTAGAAAACCGTTCCACCATGTTTGACGTCGTTGCACGCACGGCAGATGCGGTTTTTATTCCATTGACAGTCGGTGGCGGTGTTCGCACCGTTGAGGATGTTGCCCAGTTACTCGCTCATGGTGCAGACAAGGTCGGCGTCAACAGCGCAGCCATTAAACGACCCGAGTTGGTGGATGAAATATCTGGCCGTTATGGAGCACAAGTACTTGTGCTGTCCTTGGACATCACTAGGTCAGCATCGACCCCATCTGGTTTCGTTGTGACGACTCATGGAGGTCGCGAACTCACAGACATTGACGCGCTTGAATGGGCTCGCGAGGCCATTAATCGAGGCGCTGGTGAGCTTCTGGTGAATTCAATTGATGCAGATGGAACTAAAGATGGTTTCGACCTCGAATTAATCTCTGCAATTCGAGAGATTAGTTCTGTCCCCATTATTGCCAGTGGAGGCGCCGGGTCAGCAGATGATTTTCCCCCTGCTATTTGCGCAGGAGCAGACGCAGCACTTGCTGCCAGTATTTTCCACTCCAAAGCTGTCACTATTGGAGAAGTAAAGTCAGTTTTGAAAAATGATGGGGTTGAGGTGCGATAAATGTCAGCTTTCGATCCATCCAGCTTGAAGTATGACTCGCAAGGTTTGATCCCCGCAATCATTCAAGATGTTTCCAACAACGATGTTCTGATGCTCGGATACATGAACCCTGAGGCAGTGCGAAGAACTCTCGCTGAAGGGCGAGTCACTTTCTGGTCTCGATCCCGCCAAGAGTATTGGCGAAAAGGTGACACTAGCGGTCACGCTCAATTCGTTCGTTCAGTGCACCACGACTGTGATGCTGATACTTTGCTCATCGGTGTTGAACAGATTGGTGCTGCGTGCCACACCGGATCACGCACTTGTTTTGAAGAATATGAGGTTGCCGCTGTCGACGAAGTTGACACTTCTGTGATTGGTCAGGGGGAGTAGTGGCTAAGTACGACACCAACTTGCAGTCTTTCAGCTCATTGCTTGCTGAGGGACACAAAGTAATTCCTGTCACCCGGTCACTTTTTGCAGATGCTGAAACCCCCATCAGCATTTATCGGAAGCTTGCTTCGGGTGTACCTGGCTCATTTCTACTCGAATCCGCAGAACAGGGCGGTATTTGGTCCAGATTCTCCTTCGTCGGGGTTTCGAGCTATGGAGTCATTACCGATCACGACGGAACTCCTCAGTGGCAAGATTATGGGCTGTCATCACAAGATGCCTTCGGCAGTGAGATCCCAGCGACAGGACTTAGCGCGTTGGATGCTCTTTACCGACGTTGGAAGACACCTCACATCGAGGGGATGCCTCCACTGACGGGTGCACTCGTAGGTTTTATCGGATGGGAAGCCATTCGAGAGTTGGAGAAACTTCCAAGTGAACCTCCTGCTGATTTCTCTATTCCTCGACAGGGTTTAAGTTTTTCACGCGAGGTCATCGTTCTCGATCACAAATTTGGAACAGTCACACTGATCTCCAACGTTCTTGTTCTGGGTGATTCACCTTCATCTGAAGAACTCTTCACCAGTGCACAAGCGCGATTGGATGATCTGCAACTCCGACTTTCCGTTCCTGGACCCGTCGGCTTGGCGCACATTGACCTTGATGCGGCCGCCAAACCGCGTCTTCGCACACCCAAACAGGATTTCCTTGACGCAGTAGTTGCTTCAAAGAAGCACATCGTCGATGGTGATGTGTTCCAGGTAGTGATCTCACAACGCTTCGATGCTGATAATTCAGCTTCTCCTGAAGATGTGTATCGCGTGCTCCGGAGCTTGAACCCTAGCCCATACATGTATTTGTTGGCGCTGGAAACTGTTGATGGTAATCCCTACTCAATTGTGGGTTCCAGCCCAGAGGCTCTTGTCAAGGTGTCCTCGGGGCGTGTCTTTACACACCCGATTGCAGGTTCGAGGCCACGGGGTGCAAATCCTGAACAAGATCTTGAATTAGAGACTGATCTGCTGGCAGATGACAAGGAACGTTCTGAGCACTTAATGCTTGTTGACCTTGCTCGTAATGATCTCTTGCGGGTCTGTGATGCTGGTTCAGTAGAGGTTACTGAGTTCATGCGCGTGGAACGTTTCTCGCACATCATGCACATCGTTAGTTCAGTTGAAGGAGACCTAGTTTCAGGAAAGGGTCCCGTTGATGTATTCCGGGCCACTTTTCCTGCAGGAACGCTCAGCGGCGCTCCTAAACCCCGAGCCCTCGAAATCATTGACGACCTCGAACCTGCTCAACGCGGCGTGTATGGGGGAGTAGTTGGATACTTTGACTTCGCAGGGGATGCTGATTTGGCTATCGCTATTCGCACGGTTGTACTCAAAGATGACAAGGCTTATGTCCAGGCAGGTGCTGGCCTCGTGATGGATTCAGTACCTGAAACCGAATATCTCGAAACTCAAAACAAGGCAGCTGCTCCCTTGCGTGCTGTGGCTATCGCTAACGCATTGAAGAAGGTGTGACCATGAACTACCGAAAGTTCAAGACATACTCTCTGTTTGCGGCTTTCGTCCTGTCAGCAGCCATTCTGATTAGCTGGTCACAAACATGGTTTTTCCTTGAAGTTACCTTTCCAACTGAGAATTCTGAGGGTCTGGCGGTATCCGGTCAGATAGCTGCACCAGGTTTGAGTGCATTTGGACTAGCTGGCTTTGCAATTACCGCAGCGCTTGCACTGTCATCAGTTGTCATTCGTCGAATACTGGGTGTTTTGCTCTTGGGACTTGGCATCGCTGTTGTGTTTATCGGCGTTTCTGCCTGGACTGACCCAGTTCTTACAGCAGCACCACAGCTGACTTCGTTGAGTGCAATCAGCGACATTGAAACTTTACGGACTTTCGTTCTTTCATCTTCGTTAACGGCTTGGCCGGGTATTTCCGTAGTTGCAGGAATCCTTCTTGTCCCTTTGGGAATCATCATTGTGTTCACCGCAGGTAAATGGGGTACCGGTAGTCGAAAGTTTGACAGAGTTGACCCAAGCAGCTCAGATTCAGTACAAGCAAAGCCTCGACAGAGCACCGTTGGAGAAAACAAAGATAGTTCCTCGGTAAATATTGACGCCTGGGACTCGTTGAGCCACGGAATCGACCCAACTATCAACTAGAATTTGAAGTGAAATTTTTACTGAGGAGTGACATGAGCAACGACATCGCTGATCCAGGAGAGGGCAACTCGCCCGCGGCATGGACCGCTGTAATTACCATGTTGGTATTTTTTGTCATTGGGACAACCGCATTCTTCCTCGCGATTGAATGGCTTGTCTGGGCTTCTGCCGTCGGAATTTTTGTCGGATGGGGACTTGGATTCCTTCTGGCAAAGCTTGGTTATGGTGTGAACGGTCCTAAGTTCACCCCCAAGCCACACCACTACTAAATGCTGTCCGACCTGACAGCTGGTGCACTGGCTGATGCGGCTGCACGTCGTGAATTTGTATCCTTTGCACAAGTTGAAGCAGCAGCATTAGCGCAGACTCCTGCACTGGATGGTCTTCAATTTCTTGCACCTAGCGATCACATCAAAGTGATTGCTGAAGTAAAAAGAGCAAGTCCATCTCGTGGCGACCTTGCCCCAATATCTGATCCCGCTGCACTTGCACGCACTTACGCTGCCAATGGCGCTTCTACTATCAGCGTCTTGACAGAAGGCCGGAAATTTAAAGGAACCCTTGATGATCTGCGTGCTGTCAGAGCCGAGGTTTCTGTTCCTGTCTTGCGTAAAGACTTCATTGCTGAAAAGTATCAAATCCTCGAAGCTCGTGCTGCTGGAGCCGATCTTGTTCTGCTCATTGTTGCTGCACTAGATCAAGAACTTCTGGCCGAACTGAACGCGTTCGCTCTCTCTTTGGGCCTTACCGTACTTGTCGAGACACACTCACGTGAAGAACTTCATCGTGCGCTAGATATTGATGCGAAGTTGATTGGTGTTAATGCGCGAAACTTAAGTACCTTTGAGCTTGATAGAGATCTCTTTGCTTCACTCGTTGGCGAGATTCCTGCTGGCGTCATCAAAGTGGCAGAATCAGCAGTACGAAACGCAACAGATGTTCAGCACTATCGAGACGCAGGTGCTGACGTCGTACTCGTAGGTGAAGCTCTCGTCACCTCTGACCCTGCAGCAACCCTCCAATCCTTCCTGGCGGTATAAATGGCTCTTCGCGATGAACTTGGTCCTTACTTTGGTGAATACGGCGGACGCTTTGTTCCCGAATCACTCATCGCTGCACTGGATGAGCTTTCAGCAGCCTATGAACTTGCCAAACTTGACCCCGGTTTTCAGCAGGAATTAGCGGATCTTCACCGCACCTATACAGGTCGGCCTTCCATCATTACGGAAGTTCCTCGTTTTGCGGAGCACGCCGGTGGTGCTCGTATTTTCCTCAAGCGGGAAGATCTCAACCACACTGGCAGTCACAAAATCAACAATGTTTTGGGGCAAGCCCTCTTAGCAAAGCGATTGGGAAAGACACGCATTATTGCAGAAACCGGTGCAGGCCAACATGGTGTTGCCAGCGCCACTGCAGCTGCCCTGTTTGGTCTGGAATGTGTTGTCTACATGGGTGAAGTTGACACTGAGCGTCAGGCGCTCAATGTGGCACGCATGCGTTTGCTCGGCGCCACAGTCATTCCGGTCACCACCGGTTCTCGCACCCTCAAAGATGCCATCAATGAGGCACTTCGTGACTGGGTTGCCAACGTTGACACCACGCACTATTTGCTCGGTACTGTAGCTGGACCTCACCCGTTCCCTGTCATGGTCCGTGATTTCCACAAGATTATTGGTGAAGAAGCTCGTGAACAGATGCTTGATATCACTGGACAACTTCCTACCGCTGTCGCTGCTTGCGTTGGTGGTGGTTCAAACGCCATTGGTATCTTCCATGCTTTCCTAGACGACCCCACGGTTGGTCTGTATGGTTTTGAAGCAGCGGGTCGCGGTGTAGACACACCTGAACACGCTGCAACGATCACCAAGGGTCGCCCCGGTGTTCTACACGGCGCTCGTTCCTACATGCTCCAAGACGAAGATGGACAGACAATCGAGTCTCACTCCATCTCTGCCGGTTTGGACTATCCCGGTGTCGGTCCAGAGCATTCCTGGTTGAATGACATTGGTCGAGCACACTATCGCCCCATCACGGATGCAGAGGCAATGGATGCCCTCCGACTATTAGCTCGCACCGAAGGAATCATTCCCGCTATCGAAACTGCACACGGCCTTGCAGGTGCTCTGCAGCTAGGTAAAGAGCTTGGTCCTGATGCGATAATTTTGGTGAATAATTCTGGTCGTGGAGACAAAGACATGGAAACAGCTGCTAAGTACTTCGGCATTCTAGATGGGGGAGCAGCATGAGTTCGAAGGTTGAAGCAGCTATTTCCGCTAAAGGCAAGGTGCTAATTGGCTACCTTCCTGTTGGTTTCCCCACGCTCGAACAAAGTATTGAAGCTGCAGTAGCTCTCGTTGAAAGTGGTGTAGACGTCCTCGAGTTGGGTGTTCCTTACTCTGATCCTGTCATGGATGGTTTGGTCATTCAGGAAGCTACTCAGGTTGCTTTGGCAAACGGATTCAAATTGCCTCAAGCCATCGAAGCAGTGAAGCAAATCACCGCTCGTGTTGATATTCCTGTTCTATTGATGACCTATTTCAACCCGGTTATTCAATATGGCGTGGACAAGTTTGCGTCTGATCTTGCTGCTGCTGGTGGTGCGGGTCTTATTACTCCCGACCTCATCCCAGATGAAGCAGGAGAGTGGCTTGCTGCTGCAGAAAAATATGACCTAGATCGCGTGTTCTTGGCAGCTCCGTCCTCCACAGATGAACGTCTTGCACAGGCGGTACAGAACAGTCGAGGATTTGTTTATGCGGTTTCAACGATGGGGATTACTGGGGCCCGACAAGACGTAGATGTCGCTGCGAAATCTCTCGTTGCACGGCTTCGCACAGTTGGAGCTACCCACGTCGGCGTCGGGGTAGGCATTTCAAACGGCGCCCAGGTGAGCGAGGTATTGGCTTACGGCGATGGTGCGATTGTCGGTTCTGCTCTTGTCAAGTCTCTGAACGATGGCGGTATTGATTCACTTCGGTCCGTTGCAGAAGAACTCGCTCGAGGGAAATAACCTATTGCTCTCTTTCCAACCTAAACTGGCATTGTGCATCTGATTACAAGTATTCCAAGCCCCTCGATTCAATATTTCGAGCTAGGTCCACTTCGCGTTCACATTTATGCGCTGTGTATTCTTGCCGGCATTGCCTTGGCAGCGTGGATTACAGATGCACGCCTTACCAAGCGTGGCGCTGAACGAGGTGTTGTCCTAGACATCATCTTGTGGGCAGTGCCGCTAGGGATCATTGGCGCTCGTTTTTATCACGTCTTCACCCACCCCGCT includes these proteins:
- the hisF gene encoding imidazole glycerol phosphate synthase subunit HisF, with product MSVAVRIIPCLDVADGRVVKGVNFLNLKDQGDPVELARYYYEQGADEITFLDVKATVENRSTMFDVVARTADAVFIPLTVGGGVRTVEDVAQLLAHGADKVGVNSAAIKRPELVDEISGRYGAQVLVLSLDITRSASTPSGFVVTTHGGRELTDIDALEWAREAINRGAGELLVNSIDADGTKDGFDLELISAIREISSVPIIASGGAGSADDFPPAICAGADAALAASIFHSKAVTIGEVKSVLKNDGVEVR
- the hisI gene encoding phosphoribosyl-AMP cyclohydrolase, with the protein product MSAFDPSSLKYDSQGLIPAIIQDVSNNDVLMLGYMNPEAVRRTLAEGRVTFWSRSRQEYWRKGDTSGHAQFVRSVHHDCDADTLLIGVEQIGAACHTGSRTCFEEYEVAAVDEVDTSVIGQGE
- a CDS encoding anthranilate synthase component I; the encoded protein is MAKYDTNLQSFSSLLAEGHKVIPVTRSLFADAETPISIYRKLASGVPGSFLLESAEQGGIWSRFSFVGVSSYGVITDHDGTPQWQDYGLSSQDAFGSEIPATGLSALDALYRRWKTPHIEGMPPLTGALVGFIGWEAIRELEKLPSEPPADFSIPRQGLSFSREVIVLDHKFGTVTLISNVLVLGDSPSSEELFTSAQARLDDLQLRLSVPGPVGLAHIDLDAAAKPRLRTPKQDFLDAVVASKKHIVDGDVFQVVISQRFDADNSASPEDVYRVLRSLNPSPYMYLLALETVDGNPYSIVGSSPEALVKVSSGRVFTHPIAGSRPRGANPEQDLELETDLLADDKERSEHLMLVDLARNDLLRVCDAGSVEVTEFMRVERFSHIMHIVSSVEGDLVSGKGPVDVFRATFPAGTLSGAPKPRALEIIDDLEPAQRGVYGGVVGYFDFAGDADLAIAIRTVVLKDDKAYVQAGAGLVMDSVPETEYLETQNKAAAPLRAVAIANALKKV
- a CDS encoding Trp biosynthesis-associated membrane protein; this encodes MNYRKFKTYSLFAAFVLSAAILISWSQTWFFLEVTFPTENSEGLAVSGQIAAPGLSAFGLAGFAITAALALSSVVIRRILGVLLLGLGIAVVFIGVSAWTDPVLTAAPQLTSLSAISDIETLRTFVLSSSLTAWPGISVVAGILLVPLGIIIVFTAGKWGTGSRKFDRVDPSSSDSVQAKPRQSTVGENKDSSSVNIDAWDSLSHGIDPTIN
- a CDS encoding DUF6704 family protein; this encodes MSNDIADPGEGNSPAAWTAVITMLVFFVIGTTAFFLAIEWLVWASAVGIFVGWGLGFLLAKLGYGVNGPKFTPKPHHY
- the trpC gene encoding indole-3-glycerol phosphate synthase TrpC, whose product is MLSDLTAGALADAAARREFVSFAQVEAAALAQTPALDGLQFLAPSDHIKVIAEVKRASPSRGDLAPISDPAALARTYAANGASTISVLTEGRKFKGTLDDLRAVRAEVSVPVLRKDFIAEKYQILEARAAGADLVLLIVAALDQELLAELNAFALSLGLTVLVETHSREELHRALDIDAKLIGVNARNLSTFELDRDLFASLVGEIPAGVIKVAESAVRNATDVQHYRDAGADVVLVGEALVTSDPAATLQSFLAV
- the trpB gene encoding tryptophan synthase subunit beta, with protein sequence MALRDELGPYFGEYGGRFVPESLIAALDELSAAYELAKLDPGFQQELADLHRTYTGRPSIITEVPRFAEHAGGARIFLKREDLNHTGSHKINNVLGQALLAKRLGKTRIIAETGAGQHGVASATAAALFGLECVVYMGEVDTERQALNVARMRLLGATVIPVTTGSRTLKDAINEALRDWVANVDTTHYLLGTVAGPHPFPVMVRDFHKIIGEEAREQMLDITGQLPTAVAACVGGGSNAIGIFHAFLDDPTVGLYGFEAAGRGVDTPEHAATITKGRPGVLHGARSYMLQDEDGQTIESHSISAGLDYPGVGPEHSWLNDIGRAHYRPITDAEAMDALRLLARTEGIIPAIETAHGLAGALQLGKELGPDAIILVNNSGRGDKDMETAAKYFGILDGGAA
- the trpA gene encoding tryptophan synthase subunit alpha; amino-acid sequence: MSSKVEAAISAKGKVLIGYLPVGFPTLEQSIEAAVALVESGVDVLELGVPYSDPVMDGLVIQEATQVALANGFKLPQAIEAVKQITARVDIPVLLMTYFNPVIQYGVDKFASDLAAAGGAGLITPDLIPDEAGEWLAAAEKYDLDRVFLAAPSSTDERLAQAVQNSRGFVYAVSTMGITGARQDVDVAAKSLVARLRTVGATHVGVGVGISNGAQVSEVLAYGDGAIVGSALVKSLNDGGIDSLRSVAEELARGK